In Candidatus Roseilinea sp., one DNA window encodes the following:
- a CDS encoding ABC transporter ATP-binding protein, whose amino-acid sequence MDSWFEIRDLHVKIADTDREILKGLSLKINPGEIHAIMGPNGSGKSTLAYALMGHPGYEVTGGEVIFKGQNILEMEADERSRAGIFLAFQYPVAIPGVTVANFLRTAINARIKAEAAAKNGGVLPPDVKGVPIPVFTKQLREALQMLKVDNSFAGRYLNDGFSGGEKKRAEILQLAMLKPELAILDETDSGLDIDALRIVADGVNTLHRNNPQMGVLVITHYQRLLNYIKPQFVHVLIDGRIVESGGPELALHLEEKGYDWLKEPELVN is encoded by the coding sequence ATGGATTCATGGTTCGAGATTAGGGACTTGCACGTCAAAATCGCCGACACCGATCGTGAGATTCTCAAAGGGCTCAGCCTGAAGATCAACCCCGGAGAGATCCACGCGATTATGGGGCCTAACGGCAGTGGCAAGAGCACGCTGGCCTACGCGCTGATGGGTCATCCTGGCTATGAGGTCACCGGCGGAGAGGTGATCTTCAAAGGCCAGAATATCCTGGAAATGGAGGCTGATGAACGCAGCCGCGCCGGCATCTTCTTGGCCTTCCAGTATCCGGTTGCCATCCCCGGCGTGACTGTAGCCAACTTCCTGCGCACGGCGATCAACGCGCGTATCAAGGCCGAAGCCGCGGCGAAGAACGGCGGTGTGCTGCCGCCCGATGTGAAAGGCGTGCCCATCCCGGTCTTCACCAAGCAACTGCGCGAAGCACTGCAGATGCTCAAAGTGGATAATTCGTTCGCCGGGCGGTACTTGAACGACGGCTTCAGCGGCGGCGAGAAGAAGCGCGCCGAGATCCTGCAGCTGGCGATGCTCAAGCCCGAGCTGGCCATCCTGGATGAAACGGACTCCGGTTTGGACATTGACGCGCTGCGCATCGTCGCCGACGGCGTGAACACGCTACATCGCAACAACCCGCAGATGGGTGTGCTGGTGATCACCCACTATCAGCGCCTGCTGAACTACATCAAGCCGCAGTTCGTGCATGTGCTGATTGATGGCCGGATCGTGGAGAGCGGCGGGCCGGAGCTGGCGCTGCACTTGGAGGAGAAAGGTTACGATTGGCTCAAAGAGCCGGAGTTGGTGAATTGA
- a CDS encoding transporter gives MLQLLSVFVNVLAPVFIILGIAYIATRQLRLESRTLSRVAYYVLTPAFVFNLISTARIEVALATRMVVFITLVYAGSVAIAFVVARLLRRGRKMTAAYMMIAAFGNVGNFGLPISQFAQGGEALLPATVYFLANLVFAFVLCVMLANSGRSNPVQAFAQVMRTPSLIALVPALFVNAAGVQLPAFAARAVELLAVAMIAIMLIALGAQFANAGIPRISFDMLMAAGIRLVCGPLLAFALVGFFDLPALERNVGILQASMPAAVLVSIIAMENDVLPEFVTTTVLFSNLASVITLSLVLAAL, from the coding sequence ATGCTGCAATTGCTCTCCGTCTTCGTCAACGTCCTGGCGCCGGTCTTCATCATTCTCGGCATCGCCTATATCGCGACGCGACAGTTGCGGTTGGAGAGCCGGACGCTCTCGCGCGTCGCCTATTACGTGCTCACGCCGGCCTTCGTGTTCAACCTGATCAGCACGGCGCGCATCGAGGTGGCGCTGGCGACGCGCATGGTGGTCTTCATCACCCTGGTGTATGCCGGCTCGGTGGCGATCGCCTTCGTAGTCGCGCGCCTCCTCCGGCGCGGGCGTAAGATGACCGCAGCCTACATGATGATCGCTGCCTTCGGCAACGTGGGCAACTTCGGGCTGCCCATCTCGCAGTTTGCCCAAGGCGGGGAGGCATTGTTGCCGGCGACGGTATACTTTCTGGCTAACCTGGTGTTCGCGTTCGTGCTGTGCGTGATGTTGGCGAATTCCGGTCGCAGCAACCCGGTGCAAGCGTTTGCCCAGGTGATGCGCACGCCGTCGCTCATTGCGCTCGTCCCGGCGCTGTTCGTCAACGCTGCCGGTGTGCAACTGCCGGCGTTTGCAGCGCGGGCGGTCGAACTGCTGGCGGTGGCGATGATCGCGATCATGCTGATCGCCCTGGGTGCGCAGTTCGCGAACGCCGGCATCCCACGGATCAGCTTCGATATGCTGATGGCGGCGGGCATCCGTCTGGTCTGCGGTCCCCTGCTGGCATTTGCGCTGGTGGGGTTCTTCGATCTGCCGGCGCTGGAGCGCAACGTCGGCATCCTGCAGGCCAGCATGCCGGCCGCAGTGCTGGTCTCCATCATCGCGATGGAGAACGATGTGCTGCCCGAGTTCGTCACGACGACGGTGCTCTTCTCCAACCTGGCCAGCGTGATCACCTTGTCGCTTGTGCTGGCTGCGCTATAG
- a CDS encoding undecaprenyl-phosphate alpha-N-acetylglucosaminyl 1-phosphate transferase — protein sequence MADVPLAASLVTWLIAFVASLALTALAVRLGLHLGIADDPGGRRKHIKRTSRLGVIPLFGAFTLAALIGRSFGVPSLDPNEGLRFAGLIAGGGVVFALAIADDKLNLSPRTQFGLQAFAALVAITSQIFIERFTNPFTRREVVLTAPETFGPIAGYAVVIGLSLFWFLGMMNTVNFLDGVDGLAATVGVVAASVVAIHMWREGQFSVALLPAALIGTLLGFLVFNWPPARIFLGGGALYLGYVLACIGIIGGAKIALLLLVMGLPIADVLWQILDRARRRRSLSAADRGHLHLRLIDQGWPASRIVLLYAGACALLGGAALLPLSPLAKLITLLALFAGVIAVMARLSTMSEPRQTVQVASSGGE from the coding sequence ATGGCCGACGTGCCGCTCGCTGCCTCGCTTGTCACGTGGCTGATCGCCTTCGTTGCATCGCTGGCCCTCACCGCTCTGGCCGTTCGGTTAGGGTTGCATCTCGGCATCGCCGATGACCCCGGCGGCCGACGCAAGCATATCAAGCGCACCTCGCGCCTGGGCGTGATCCCGCTATTCGGCGCGTTCACGCTAGCCGCGTTGATCGGCCGGTCGTTCGGCGTGCCGTCGCTCGATCCGAACGAAGGACTGCGCTTCGCTGGGCTGATCGCCGGCGGTGGCGTGGTCTTCGCGCTGGCCATCGCCGACGACAAGCTCAATCTTTCGCCTCGCACGCAGTTCGGGTTGCAAGCGTTCGCGGCGTTGGTGGCGATCACCAGCCAGATCTTCATCGAACGGTTCACGAATCCGTTTACGCGCCGCGAGGTGGTGTTGACTGCGCCGGAGACCTTCGGGCCGATTGCCGGCTATGCCGTGGTCATAGGCCTCTCCCTGTTTTGGTTCCTCGGCATGATGAACACGGTGAACTTCCTGGACGGCGTGGATGGGTTGGCCGCGACCGTTGGGGTGGTCGCAGCGAGCGTGGTGGCGATCCACATGTGGCGCGAAGGTCAATTCAGCGTGGCATTGCTGCCGGCAGCGCTGATCGGGACGCTGCTCGGGTTTCTGGTCTTCAACTGGCCGCCAGCTCGGATCTTCCTCGGCGGGGGTGCGCTCTACCTCGGCTATGTGCTGGCCTGCATCGGCATCATCGGCGGGGCGAAGATCGCGCTGTTGCTGCTGGTGATGGGATTGCCGATCGCCGATGTGCTGTGGCAAATCCTCGATCGCGCCCGGCGTAGGCGCAGCCTGTCTGCCGCGGACCGTGGCCATTTGCATTTACGCTTGATTGATCAGGGCTGGCCGGCGTCGCGCATCGTCCTGCTCTATGCCGGTGCTTGCGCGCTGCTGGGCGGCGCCGCGCTATTGCCGCTCTCGCCGCTGGCCAAGTTGATCACGCTGCTGGCGCTGTTCGCCGGCGTGATTGCCGTCATGGCCCGCTTGTCCACAATGAGCGAACCGCGCCAGACCGTTCAGGTCGCCTCCTCCGGCGGCGAATGA